A stretch of Flavobacterium sp. N1994 DNA encodes these proteins:
- a CDS encoding ankyrin repeat domain-containing protein, whose protein sequence is MKKTIIFAGLALVAFANVSLASNVTTFPISKEVVNYDNTPLCTAIYKGDLATVKKFIEYGADVNEMSNGLTPLMFAARYNKVDILKYLIAKGADKDKQDERGRTAKQYAEFSKSQEALDYLNQV, encoded by the coding sequence ATGAAGAAAACAATCATTTTTGCAGGTTTAGCTCTAGTAGCTTTCGCTAATGTTTCATTAGCATCTAATGTGACAACTTTTCCAATTTCAAAAGAAGTTGTGAATTATGACAACACCCCTTTATGCACAGCTATTTATAAAGGAGATTTAGCAACTGTTAAAAAATTCATTGAGTACGGAGCCGATGTAAATGAAATGTCAAATGGTTTAACACCATTAATGTTTGCTGCTCGCTATAACAAAGTTGATATTCTTAAATATTTAATAGCAAAAGGAGCAGATAAAGACAAACAAGATGAAAGAGGACGAACAGCAAAACAATATGCAGAGTTCTCCAAATCACAAGAAGCTTTGGACTATCTGAATCAAGTCTAA
- a CDS encoding phosphoribosylaminoimidazolesuccinocarboxamide synthase, with product MNTITTTNFHFPKQKSVYRGKVREVYNINDELLVMIATDRLSAFDVVLPKGIPYKGQILNQIATKFMHLTQDIVPNWLIATPDPNVAIGHLCEPFKVEMVIRGYLSGHAAREYALGKRIICGVNMPDGLKENDQFPTPIITPTTKADNGSHDEDISREAILEKGIVSEEDYLILEKYTRALYQRGTEIAASRGLILVDTKYEFGKTKEGKIVLIDEIHTPDSSRYFYAEGYQERQDRGEEQKQLSKEFVRRWLIENGFQGKQGQQIPNMTDEYIESVSERYIELYENILGENFIKADITNIYERIENNVLQFLKS from the coding sequence ATGAATACAATAACTACAACCAATTTTCATTTCCCTAAACAGAAATCCGTTTATCGAGGCAAAGTCCGTGAAGTCTATAATATCAATGACGAACTTTTAGTTATGATAGCCACAGATAGACTTTCCGCTTTTGATGTCGTTTTACCCAAAGGCATTCCTTATAAAGGGCAAATTCTAAATCAAATCGCTACGAAGTTCATGCATCTCACACAAGACATTGTGCCTAATTGGCTTATTGCAACACCTGATCCTAATGTTGCAATTGGACATCTTTGTGAACCGTTTAAAGTTGAAATGGTGATAAGAGGTTATCTTTCAGGTCATGCAGCTCGTGAGTATGCTTTAGGAAAAAGAATTATTTGTGGAGTAAACATGCCTGATGGACTAAAAGAAAATGATCAGTTCCCAACCCCAATTATAACCCCAACCACTAAAGCGGATAATGGTTCCCATGATGAAGATATTTCGCGTGAAGCTATTTTAGAAAAAGGTATTGTCTCTGAAGAAGACTATTTGATATTAGAAAAATATACAAGAGCCCTTTACCAACGAGGAACAGAAATTGCAGCTAGCAGAGGTTTGATTTTAGTAGATACGAAATATGAATTTGGTAAAACCAAAGAAGGTAAAATAGTTTTAATAGATGAGATCCACACTCCCGATTCTTCTCGATATTTCTATGCAGAAGGCTATCAAGAAAGACAAGATAGAGGAGAAGAACAAAAGCAATTATCCAAAGAATTTGTTCGTAGATGGTTAATTGAAAATGGATTCCAAGGTAAACAAGGGCAACAAATTCCCAATATGACAGATGAATACATAGAGTCTGTTTCAGAACGCTACATCGAATTATATGAAAACATTCTTGGAGAAAACTTTATCAAAGCTGATATTACTAATATATATGAACGCATTGAGAATAACGTTTTACAGTTTCTAAAATCCTAA